Proteins encoded together in one Quercus lobata isolate SW786 chromosome 3, ValleyOak3.0 Primary Assembly, whole genome shotgun sequence window:
- the LOC115979957 gene encoding cyclin-dependent protein kinase inhibitor SMR1-like has protein sequence MSTDLEFLHDVSKTRLLTVKTRTSSTPQASNNIGGDNNNIGVMAQKINEDENDVEYYCRTPTSKEHRIPSILDCPPAPRKPKRASSCKRKLSEVQFFEIVNYDEVDAFFRSSFDKLAVLTSVKRNGCPCK, from the coding sequence ATGTCCACCGATCTCGAATTCTTACACGACGTGTCGAAAACCCGTCTACTCACGGTCAAGACTCGAACTTCATCAACACCCCAAGCCTCCAATAACATCGGTGGTGACAACAACAACATCGGAGTTATGGCACAAAAGATTAACGAGGATGAAAATGACGTAGAATACTACTGTCGGACTCCAACATCCAAGGAACACAGAATTCCCTCGATCCTAGACTGTCCCCCGGCGCCACGTAAACCAAAAAGAGCATCCTCATGCAAAAGAAAACTCTCCGAGGTTCAGTTTTTCGAAATCGTGAACTATGATGAGGTCGATGCGTTTTTCAGATCGAGCTTCGACAAGTTAGCTGTTCTTACCTCAGTCAAGAGGAACGGTTGCCCATGTAAATGA
- the LOC115979956 gene encoding histone H2A.1-like, translating to MESAKTTTKGAGGRRGGDRKKAVSKSTKAGLQFPVGRIGRFLKKGRYAQRTGVGAPVYLAAVLEYLAAEVLELAGNAARDNKKTRINPRHVLLAVRNDEELGKLLQGVTIASGGVLPNINPVLLPKKNASTEAGEKTPKAAKSPKKA from the exons atggagtCAGCGAAAACGACGACGAAGGGAGCGGGAGGAAGGAGAGGCGGAGATAGGAAGAAGGCGGTGTCGAAGTCGACTAAGGCGGGGCTCCAGTTCCCGGTGGGTCGGATCGGTCGGTTTTTGAAAAAGGGTCGTTATGCTCAGAGAACCGGTGTCGGGGCTCCGGTTTACCTCGCCGCTGTTCTTGAATATCTCGCCGCTGAG GTGCTGGAGCTGGCAGGAAACGCGGCACGTGACAACAAGAAGACAAGGATCAACCCGCGGCACGTGCTGCTCGCCGTGAGGAACGACGAGGAGCTCGGAAAGCTCCTCCAGGGCGTGACCATTGCAAGCGGTGGTGTTCTTCCCAACATCAACCCAGTTCTGCTGCCAAAGAAGAACGCTTCTACTGAAGCTGGCGAGAAGACCCCCAAGGCAGCCAAGTCACCCAAAAAGGCCTAG